CACCGCTCGCGGGCCAGGTCCCGGGCAGCGGGCCGGTGAGGTCGCCGACCGTTCCCCCGGCCTGCTGCACCAGCAGGATCCCGGCGGCGCAGTCCCACGGCCGCAGCCCGGGGGCCCACACGGCATCCGCGCGGCCGGTGGCGACCTGGGCCAGTGCGGCCGCCGCGCTGCCCCCGCGGCGCAGGTCGCGCACCTGGGGCAGCAGGGCGCTCACCATGGGGCCCGCCGCGGGGCGCTGCCCGGGCCGCCCGAGGTTGACCTCCACCAGGGCGCGGGCCAGGTCGTGCTGGAGCAGCTCGGGGACCGGTGTGCCGTTCGCCCTCGTGCGGTCGCCGGCCCGGGCCTCGGTCAGCCGCCCGAGCGAGGGCTCGATCACGACGCCGGCGAGGAGGCGGTCCCCGTCCGTGCCGGCCGCGGCGACGCTGACCGCCCAGTCGGGTCGCCCGTAGAGGTAGTTGGTGGTCCCGTCGATCGGGTCGACGACCCACCGCACACGGCCGCGGCCCCCGGTCGTTCCCTCCTCCTCGCCCAGGACCGTGTCGTGCGGCCGGTGCTCGGCGAGGACGGCGCGGACCGCGCGCTCGGTGTCCCGGTCCGCCTGGCTGACCAGATCGTCGGGGCCGGCCTTCTCCTCGACGAGCAGACGATGGGCGCGGTCGCGCCAGGAGGCGGCGGTGCGGGCGCCCGCCCGCGCGGCGGCGCGCGCGAGACTCAGCAGCTCATCGAGGTCCACGGCGGTCCTCCCGGATGACGTCCCAGGTGGTCTGCCCCACCACCACGCGGGCCAGGGCGGCGAACGGGACGGCCGCGAGGGACCGCAGACGTCCCGGCAGCACGCCCATGGTGCTGAGGGAACGGCTGCTGAAGGAGAGGTGGGCGGCCATCACGCACAGCCAGGGCAGCAGGGCCGCCCACGGGCGTGGCTGCCCGGTCACGGCCGGCACCAGCAATTGAACCGCGGCACCCGCCGCCACGATGACGGGACGCCGCCAGGGGAGGAGGATCACCGCCGCGGTCGTGACGGCGCCCACGGCGGCCGCCACGAGGGCGTGCCCGGCCGATCCGGGCATGACGAGCAGGGACCCGGTCAGGGCCGCCGCCGTGCCCGCGACCAGGAGCGCCAGGTTCCACGGGGCGGCCGGGGAGGTGCGCCCGCGCAGCGGCGCCCAGTCCGCCGGTGAGGCGGCGGTGAGCCGCTGCGGCAGCCACCGCACGAGTGCGAGCAGGTGCTCGCGGGCCTGGCCGGCCCGCGCCGTCCACGTCAGGCGGCCGTGCTCCGAGGCGGCGAACGCGAGGCTCTCCAGGACCCATCTGCTGGTGACGAACGCGATGCCGAACGCCCACAGGGCCACGGCGGCCGAGACCGCCGTGGCCGGATGCCGGCCCAGGTCCACGGCGAGGGCCAGTCCGGTCATGCCGCGGACCACGTAGCCGGCGCCCACGACGACCCACAGGGCGATCAGGGCGGGCCGCGGGGGTGGCGGGATCGTCGAGGTCCGGCCGGTGCCTTTGGCGCGCAGCGCCTCGTAGACGATGGCCACGCCGAAGACCGCGGCGGTCACCGCGGCGAGCGTTCCGGTCAGGTGCAGCCCGGGCAGGGTCAGGGCCAGGGCGGCGACGAGCGCCAGACGCGCCAGCGCCACCGTGAGGCTGGCGGTGACCCGGGCCCGGGCGCGTTCGACCGGTCCGGGCAGCCGGCCGCGGTCCCGCTGGGCGGGGTGGTGCTGGTCGGCGACGAACCCGCGTATGTCGTTCCACTGGTAGCGGGCGGGGTAGACGAGCAGTTCCAGGGCGGCCCAGACGATCAGCGCGCGCACCGCCGTGTGCGCGGTGACCTCCGCGCCGGCGGCCACGGCCAGCCCGAAGGTGAAGGGCATGAGCAGCCCCTTGACCGCGTCCTTGGGCCGTGGCATCAGCAGGTAGCCGGCCATCGAGCGGGGGCGGGAGGTGCGCGGCGGCGCGGCCGCGGACCGTCTCCCGCCGTCCAGTGGTTCGAGCACCAGCCTGCGGTGGCCGGCCCGCTGGGGCCTGGACTCGAACCCGGCGACGGCGACGCGGCGTGCGCGCTTGCCGGCGGTCATGTCGTCACCCGCGCCGCGTCGTCGACGAGGTCGGAGGCGAACGCGCGCCAGCTCGTCAAGACCCGGGTGGCCCCGGCCCGGTACAGCTCCTCGATCCGGTCGGCCCGCTCGCCGGCCGGCACGAACTGCACGAGGCCCGTGGTGGCGATGCCCGCCGCCACCGCGGACGCGACGCCGCTGGCCGAGTCCTCCAGGGCGACGGCCTGGTCCGGGGCGATGCCGAGCCTGTCGAGGGCGAGCCGGTAGACGGCCGGGTCCGGCTTGCCGGCCGGTACCGGCAGGCTGTCCTCGGCGCTGAAGCGGCAGTCCGCCGGCAGCAGCTCGTCCAGGCCGCTGGCGGCGAAGCACGCGGCGAGCCGCGTCAGCGCGCTGGAACTCACCACAGCCAGCCGATAGCGGCGGCGCAGTGCCGTCAGGGCGCGGATCACGTCCGGCTGCGGTGTGAGCACCCGCCCGAGGTGGGCCGTCACCTCGGTCTTCTCCCGCCGCACCCAGGTCTCCAGCTGGCCCGCGTCGAGGCGGACGCCCTGGCTGGTGGCGAGGTCCTGCGCCGTGGTGCGGAAGTTGCGGCCCGTGGTGGTGAGCCGCAGGTGCTCGGGGGAGAAGTCCCCGGTCAGGCCGTAGTGGCGGGCGAAGCCCTGGGTGACCACGGCGGAGGCGGCGAAGGCGGGTTCCTCGGAGGGGAAGAGGGTTCCGTCCGCGTCAAGGAGCAGTGTGGTCACGCGGGTGGGTTCGGGGATGCTCATGGATCTCCAGGGGTCGGGAGGCGGTGACGCGTGGGGCACCGCGTGGTGGTGAGGCCAGCGCGGACCGCAGGGTCGCGCCGCTGCGGAACGCGTCGGACAGGGACCGGCGGATGACGGCCACGCTTTCGGTGTCGTCGGCGAGGCCGCCGAACACGTCCGTGATGGCGAGCAGGGGAGACGGATCGCATCCGCCGCGCAGGGCCGCCTCCCGGAGTTCCTCGGCTCGGGCGTCCTGCACGTCGATCGGTTCTCCCTCCAGGTCCACCCCGCGCAGGTAGCGCAGCCAGGCGGCCACGGCGAAGGCCAGCCGTGTGCGGCTCCGGCCCTGTGCGTGCGCGTCGTGCAGGGACGGCAGCAGGTAGTCGGGCATCTTCGTCGAGCCCCGGCGGCAGAGCCGGGCCAGCTGGTCCCCGATGCGGGGGTTGCGCAGGCGTTCCAGCACGGTGTCGCAGTAGGTGCCGAGGTCCATGCCGGGGACGTCCGCGGGCAGCAGCGGGGCGATCTCCTCGCGCATCAGCCGTCGTACGAAGTCGGCCACGAGCGGGTCCGCCATGGCCTGGTAGGTGCAGCGGTGGCCGGCCAGCCAGCCGACGTAGCCCAGCGCGCAGTGGGCGCCGTTGAGCAGCCGGCTCTTGATGAGCTTGTAGGGCGCCACGTCGTCCACGAACAGCGCTCCGACCCGGTCCAGCGGAGGCCGGTCGTTGCAGAAGTCGTCCTCGATGACCCACTGGGTGAACGGTTCGGTGATGACCGGCCAGCGGTCGCCCACCAGGAAGTCCTCCTCCACCACGTCCCGGTCGTCGGGGGTGGTGGCGGGGGTGATGCGGTCGACCATGCTGCCGGGGAAGGAGACCCGCTCCTCGATCCACCGGGCCAGGGAGCGGTCGCGCCGGGCTGCCACCGTCATGACGCCCTCGCGGGTGGCGGCGGCGCTGTCCGGCAGGTTGTCGCACGACAGCACGGTGAACGGGGCGAGGCGGGCATGGCGGCGGCGGTCGAAGGCATCGACGAGCAGGCCGAACACCGAGTCGCGAGCCTGCTCGGGATCGCCGGGCAGGACGTAGCCGTCCGCCGTGATCGTCAGGGTGACCAGCCGTATCCGCGGATCGGCGAGGCGTGCGGCGACCGTCTCCCGGTCCTCGGTCAGCAGCAGGTACTCGACCATGCTGCCGATGATCTTGGCCGTGCTGTCGTCGGCGCCGCGCTCGACGACGGTGAAGAGGTTGTCCTGCGCGTCGAGGACCTGTCTCATCTGGGGCCGTCTGATGCCGACGCCGATCACCCCCCACTGCGAGAAGCCCAGTTCCGCCAGCTGGTCGAAGTAGACCTCCTGATGGGCCCGGTGGAACCCGCCGACGCCGAAGTGCACGATGGCGGGTTCCAGCCGTGCGCGGTTGTACCCCGGGGTCGCGACCCGGTTGCTGCGGGAGGCGCGGAGAGTGTGGTTGCTCAACGCTGGGACATCGGGGAGTGGCTCCGACATGGCGATCCTTTGTGCAGCTCGGTACTCCGTCGTCAGGACGACGCAAGACCGGACGCGAGTACCACCATGAGCACGTCCGGAATCGTATTTATCGCACAAATGGGACAGAACGCCCATGAAGGTGGCCGTGGACGGCGGCCTCCGGTCGCCGCGTCATGTGCCTTCCTCCTGCTCGGCGGACGTGCCGGTCCGGGACCGGGCAGTCCGGGGGGGCAGCGCCTCCAGCCGGGTGCGCGTCGTCTCCCGCGGACCGTCCAGGCCCTCACCGTGCGGGCGGACACGGCCACGGCCCCCGGCTGCCGCCGCAGCACGGCCGGGCCCTCGGCGTCCGCGAGATCCGCCTTGTTCGGCGCCGGCGGCTCCGGTAGGTCCCGCGCAGTGCCCCGGCCGCGGAACGCGGGCGGGTGCCGACGGGCCGCCGGGGTCGATCTCCGGGCCGGGCGTCGGGGCCGGCGGGCCGGAGGTCCGCCGCCGTGGCGCGGTGAGCCGGTCAGCCGGGGGAGGCGGAAGTCCGCAGGGCGAGCCGGTGTTCGCCCGCGTACACGTTCATCGAGCTGCCCCGCAGGAAGCCCACCAGGGTCAGGCCCGTCTCCGCGGCGAGGTCGACGGCGAGCGAGGACGGCGCGGAGACCGCCGCCAGCACCGGGATGCCGGCCATCACGGCCTTCTGCGCCAGCTCGAAGGAGGCCCGGCCCGAGACCAGCAGGATCGACCGGGACAGCGGCAGGCCGTCGTTCCGCAGGGCGCGGCCGACCAGCTTGTCGACCGCGTTGTGCCGGCCCACGTCCTCCCGGACGTCCAGCAGCTCTCCGGTCTCGTCGAACAGGGCGGCGGCGTGCAGGCCGCCGGTGCGGTCGAAGACGCGCTGGGCGGCGCGCAGCCGGTCGGGGAGGGCGGCCAGCAGGTCCGGGTCGACGCGCAGCGGTGGTTCGTCGGCGATCGGCCAGCGGGCCGTCGTCCGGACCGCGTCGAGGCTGGCCTTGCCGCACAGCCCGCAGGAGGAGGTCGTGTAGACGTTGCGCTCCAGCGTGATGTCGGGCAGCGCCACGCCGGGGGCCGTCCTGACGTCGACCACGTTGTAGGTGTTCGTCCCGTCGGCGGTCGCCCCCGCGCAGTAGACGATGTTCCGCAGGTCGAGCGCGGTCGCCAGGACGCCCTCGCTGACCAGGAAGCCGGCGGCCAGCGCGAAGTCGTCGCCCGGCGTCCGCATGGTGATCGCCAGCGGCTTGCCGTTCAGCCGGATCTCCAGGGGCTCCTCGGCGACGAGCGTGTCCGGACGGGACGAGACCGCCCCGTCGCGGATGCGGATCACCTTGCGTCGTTCCGTGACTCGTCCCATGTCCCGATCAGTCCCGTCAGTCCCGGTTCCGTACGTGCTGGTCGCCGATACGCCCTTGGTGCCGAGGTCGCCGAGGTCGCCGGGGGCCACCGGCCGGGCGGGCGGCGAGGCGGCCTCCAGGCGTCTCATTGTCCTGCACGCGCGGCGCGGCGGCCGTCCGGTCCGGCACGAGGCGTGGACCGCGGGCTGTACGAACCCGTACGAAAGGCCACACGGCTGTTCGCCGGGTGATCGCCCGGACGACCGACGGTCTGACAGAAGCCGACAATCCGGGCGGCCGTTTCCTGTGGCATCACCTGCCGTGCTACCCGTGAGTCACTGATCAGACTGGTGAACCCCGCTACCCAGCACGAGGGGGAACACCATGAACGGCTCGCGCATCGCCGCGATCGGCCACTACCAGCCCGCCAGGGTCCTCACCAACGAGGACGTGGCGCGCCTGGTCGACACCAGCGACGAGTGGATCCGGACCCGGGTCGGCATCCGGACGCGGCACATCGCCGGCCCCGACGAGCCCGTGGACGAACTGGCCGCGCACGCCGCCGCCAAGGCGCTCGCGACGGCCGGCCTCGCCCCCGCCGACATCGACCTGGTGCTCGTCGCCACCTCGACGGCCGTCGACCGCTCCCCGAACATGGCCGCCCGTGTCGCCGCCCGGCTCGGCGTTCCCCGGCCCGCCGCGATGGACGTCAACGTGGTGTGCGCCGGGTTCACCCACGCCCTGGCCACCGCCGACCACACCGTGCGGGCCGGGGCGGCGACCCGGGCCCTGGTGATCGGCGCGGACAAGATGTCCGACGTCACCGACTGGACCGACCGCACCACCTGCGTGCTCGTCGGCGACGGGGCGGGGGCCGCCGTCGTGGAGGCCTGCGCACCCGGCACGGAGCCCGGGATCGGGCCGGTGCTGTGGGGGTCGGTGCCCGAGATGGGGCACGCCGTGCGCATCGAGGGCACGCCCGCGCGGTTCGCGCAGGAGGGACAGAGCGTCTACCGCTGGGCGACGACCCAGCTGCCCCCGCTGGCCCGGGCGGCCTGCGAGCGTGCCGGGCTCGCCCCCGAGGACCTGGCCGCGGTCGTGCTGCACCAGGCGAACCTGCGCATCATCGAACCCCTCGCGGAACGGCTGGGCGCCGTCAACGCCGTGGTCGCGCGCGACGTCACCGAATCGGGCAACACGTCGGCGGCCAGCATCCCGCTCGCGTTCTCCAAGCTGGTGGAGCGGGGCGCGGTGGCGAGCGGGGACCCGGTGCTGCTGTTCGGTTTCGGGGGCAACCTGTCGTACGCCGGTCAGGTCGTGCGGTGTCCGTGACGCCGCCCGTCGTGCCGGCCCATCCGGGTGCGGGAGCGCCGGTGGTGTGACGGGGCCTGCCCGGGTGCGGGAGCGCCCGTGGCGTGACCGGGCCGCGCGACTCGTGCGGGAGCGCGCGGGGTGCGCGGAGTGCACCCGTACGCCGTAGGACCCGCGCGCCCGTCAGCAGCCCCCTCCCCCGGCCCTGAGGGGCGCGCCGCCCGGCGGTGCGGCGCGCTCAGAACTCGGCCGCGTGCGTCCGCGCCCACTGCTCGAAGGTGCGCGGCGCCCGGCCGGTGACCTCCCGCACCGTCGGCAGGACCACGGACTCGTCCAGGGTGCCGTCGACGAAGAAGCTGAAGAAGGCGTCCACGTACGGCTTCGGCATCTGCGCCTCCATCTCGGCGCGCGCCTCCGCGTGGCCGAGGGCGACCGGGACCAGGTCCCGGCCCAGCGCCTTGCCGAGGATGCGCACCCGGTCGGCCGGCAACAGCGCCTCGGGCCCGGTGAGTTCGAGGGCGCGGCCCGTGTACTCGTCGTCGAGCAGGGCGCGCAGGGCGCACTGGGCGATGTCGTAGGGGTCGATGTCGGTGGTGTACGCGTCCGGGAACGGCACCCGGACGGTGTCGCCCGCGCGGATCTGGTCCGCCAGCCGCAGCGCGTTCGACATGAAGCTCGTCGGCCGCAGGAACGTCCAGGACAGGCCCGAGGCGCGCACCGCCTCCTCGGCGTCGATCAGGTAGGCGGAGACGGCGTTGCTCGTGTCGCCGGTCCCGGCGGACCGGGCGGACAGCAGCACCACCCGCTCGACGCCCGCGGCCCGCGCGTCCGCGAGGACGGCCCGCTGTCCCTCGTACCCGGGCATCAGGAACATCGCGCGTACGCCGTCGAGGGCGTCGCGCACCGTCTCGGCCCGGTTCAGATCGCCCGCCACGGCCTGGACCGAGGCCGGTAAACCGTCCGTCCGGCCGGACCGGCTCAGCGCCCGCACCGGCTCACCGGCCGCGGCCAGTGCCCGGACCAGCTCGGAGCCGACGTTCCCCGTGGCACCCGTCACCAAGATCACGACTGTGTCCTCTCCCGGCGCCCGGACCGCGACTCGGCCCGGGATCGTGCCCTCATCCTGGGGGGCTCCTCGCGGCGACGC
Above is a genomic segment from Streptomyces glaucescens containing:
- the fdhD gene encoding formate dehydrogenase accessory sulfurtransferase FdhD is translated as MGRVTERRKVIRIRDGAVSSRPDTLVAEEPLEIRLNGKPLAITMRTPGDDFALAAGFLVSEGVLATALDLRNIVYCAGATADGTNTYNVVDVRTAPGVALPDITLERNVYTTSSCGLCGKASLDAVRTTARWPIADEPPLRVDPDLLAALPDRLRAAQRVFDRTGGLHAAALFDETGELLDVREDVGRHNAVDKLVGRALRNDGLPLSRSILLVSGRASFELAQKAVMAGIPVLAAVSAPSSLAVDLAAETGLTLVGFLRGSSMNVYAGEHRLALRTSASPG
- a CDS encoding beta-ketoacyl-ACP synthase III yields the protein MNGSRIAAIGHYQPARVLTNEDVARLVDTSDEWIRTRVGIRTRHIAGPDEPVDELAAHAAAKALATAGLAPADIDLVLVATSTAVDRSPNMAARVAARLGVPRPAAMDVNVVCAGFTHALATADHTVRAGAATRALVIGADKMSDVTDWTDRTTCVLVGDGAGAAVVEACAPGTEPGIGPVLWGSVPEMGHAVRIEGTPARFAQEGQSVYRWATTQLPPLARAACERAGLAPEDLAAVVLHQANLRIIEPLAERLGAVNAVVARDVTESGNTSAASIPLAFSKLVERGAVASGDPVLLFGFGGNLSYAGQVVRCP
- a CDS encoding inositol monophosphatase family protein produces the protein MDLDELLSLARAAARAGARTAASWRDRAHRLLVEEKAGPDDLVSQADRDTERAVRAVLAEHRPHDTVLGEEEGTTGGRGRVRWVVDPIDGTTNYLYGRPDWAVSVAAAGTDGDRLLAGVVIEPSLGRLTEARAGDRTRANGTPVPELLQHDLARALVEVNLGRPGQRPAAGPMVSALLPQVRDLRRGGSAAAALAQVATGRADAVWAPGLRPWDCAAGILLVQQAGGTVGDLTGPLPGTWPASGDVLAAPPALWKSLQKLLIPVYSPGEAALTGR
- a CDS encoding NAD(P)H-binding protein, with translation MILVTGATGNVGSELVRALAAAGEPVRALSRSGRTDGLPASVQAVAGDLNRAETVRDALDGVRAMFLMPGYEGQRAVLADARAAGVERVVLLSARSAGTGDTSNAVSAYLIDAEEAVRASGLSWTFLRPTSFMSNALRLADQIRAGDTVRVPFPDAYTTDIDPYDIAQCALRALLDDEYTGRALELTGPEALLPADRVRILGKALGRDLVPVALGHAEARAEMEAQMPKPYVDAFFSFFVDGTLDESVVLPTVREVTGRAPRTFEQWARTHAAEF
- a CDS encoding HAD family hydrolase, with product MSIPEPTRVTTLLLDADGTLFPSEEPAFAASAVVTQGFARHYGLTGDFSPEHLRLTTTGRNFRTTAQDLATSQGVRLDAGQLETWVRREKTEVTAHLGRVLTPQPDVIRALTALRRRYRLAVVSSSALTRLAACFAASGLDELLPADCRFSAEDSLPVPAGKPDPAVYRLALDRLGIAPDQAVALEDSASGVASAVAAGIATTGLVQFVPAGERADRIEELYRAGATRVLTSWRAFASDLVDDAARVTT
- a CDS encoding mannitol dehydrogenase family protein, giving the protein MSNHTLRASRSNRVATPGYNRARLEPAIVHFGVGGFHRAHQEVYFDQLAELGFSQWGVIGVGIRRPQMRQVLDAQDNLFTVVERGADDSTAKIIGSMVEYLLLTEDRETVAARLADPRIRLVTLTITADGYVLPGDPEQARDSVFGLLVDAFDRRRHARLAPFTVLSCDNLPDSAAATREGVMTVAARRDRSLARWIEERVSFPGSMVDRITPATTPDDRDVVEEDFLVGDRWPVITEPFTQWVIEDDFCNDRPPLDRVGALFVDDVAPYKLIKSRLLNGAHCALGYVGWLAGHRCTYQAMADPLVADFVRRLMREEIAPLLPADVPGMDLGTYCDTVLERLRNPRIGDQLARLCRRGSTKMPDYLLPSLHDAHAQGRSRTRLAFAVAAWLRYLRGVDLEGEPIDVQDARAEELREAALRGGCDPSPLLAITDVFGGLADDTESVAVIRRSLSDAFRSGATLRSALASPPRGAPRVTASRPLEIHEHPRTHPRDHTAP